One Schistocerca piceifrons isolate TAMUIC-IGC-003096 unplaced genomic scaffold, iqSchPice1.1 HiC_scaffold_866, whole genome shotgun sequence DNA segment encodes these proteins:
- the LOC124771028 gene encoding L-dopachrome tautomerase yellow-f2-like yields MELLKAREKDLKVYLIMSVPPGVFESRLAIPGIHWFHQKHNRKYIVMVREFHDIIMGQFAGHHHTDTFRVFFATKMVYSWEADEAWRVTHHYFHFDPLHGNHRVEDVNFQWTDGVFGVALSRPDAQGERTVFFHALSSLREFSVPAGVLRNRTAALAAGPDSYYHYRDLGFKGNDTQATASYLDLGTGVLFFTQLNRNGVACWNTQKPLEPGNVHLLVSDGERFSFPNDLKVDAEGTLWVLTDRLPVYVYKGGLDPNTVNYRIFSAAVKGLIKGTVCEA; encoded by the exons GTTTACCTTATTATGTCTGTACCACCTGGTGTCTTTGAAAGTCGACTTGCAATACCTGGAATCCACTGGTTTCACCAAAAACATAATAGGAAATATATTGTAATGGTTCGAGAATTCCATGATATCATAATGGGTCAGTTTGCAGGTCACCATCACACAGATACGTTCAGAGTTTTTTTTGCAACAAAAATG gtct acag CTGGGAGGCGGACGAGGCGTGGCGCGTGACGCACCACTACTTCCACTTCGACCCGCTGCACGGCAACCACCGCGTGGAGGACGTCAACTTCCAGTGGACGGACGGCGTGTTCGGCGTGGCGCTGTCGCGGCCCGACGCGCAGGGCGAGCGCACCGTCTTCTTCCACGCGCTGTCCAGCCTGCGCGAGTTCTCGGTGCCGGCCGGCGTGCTGCGCAACCGCACGGCCGCGCTCGCCGCCGGGCCCGACTCCTACTACCACTACCGGGACCTCGGCTTCAAGGGCAACGACACGCAGGCCACCGCCTCCTACCTCGACCTCGGCACCGGCGTGCTCTTCTTCACGCAG CTGAACCGCAACGGCGTGGCGTGCTGGAACACGCAGAAGCCCCTGGAGCCGGGCAACGTGCACTTGCTGGTCAGCGACGGCGAGCGCTTCTCCTTCCCCAACGACCTCAAGGTGGACGCCGAGGGCACCCTCTGGGTGCTCACCGACCGGTTGCCCGTCTACGTGTACAAGGGCGGCCTCGACCCCAACACGGTCAACTACCGCATCTTCTCCGCGGCCGTCAAAGGCCTCATCAAGGGCACCGTCTGCGAGGCGTAG